CTGAGGTTACTCCAAAAGAAGCTACTGCTTCAGTGGATAAAAATGATATTGAAGGATTTGCAGTGTATCCAAACCCTGTAAATGCTAAAACTTTTAAGTTAACAACAGCTTCATTTACAACTAAAACAGTTCAAATTTTTAACGTTTTAGGTAAAGAAGTTTACAATACTAGAGTTAATGGAGCAAATAACGATATTGATGTTGCCACGTTAAACTCTGGAATTTATATTTTAAAAGTAGTTGAAGGAGAAAAAGTAGCTTCTAAAAAGTTAATTATCAGGTAATTTTTATTTTATAATTGTATATTATAAAGAGTCCTTATTTTAAGGGCTCTTTTTTCTTTGTAGTTAATATTGTTGTTGTGCACATTCGAAGTATATTTTGTTGTCTCCTTTTCTTATCAATGAGCGTTTTTGCTCAATCAAATTATCAAAAGTTTAAAAAACTATCTTCTCCAAAAAAATGGTGGGTAATTCTACATCCTTTTAAAGCAAAGAAAGCTTTGTTAATATCTAAAGATGTAAATAAAGTTAGTGATAGCATTAGAAAAAGCAATCTTTTAGATGGAGATCATTCTGGTGGACATGTAGATGCTTTCAGACATGCATATTGGATGGCAAGGTTGAAAGAAGAGATTGGTGCTTCTGCTGCAAGATCATTAGGTAAAGCACACGAAAAAGAGAATTACTTAATGTATAAAAAAAGAAAATTGGAGGAAGGAATTGTGCCGGATGAAATTTCTTCCGAAATGGATTTGTTTAATAATGATGTTGGTCTTTCTCTTACAACAAAAGGAAATAAAACCCCGAGAAAAGGATTAATTTATAGAGTTATCAATGCTGTTTTGGAAGGAAAAATGAAGGTGATTAAAAAAGATAAAAAAGGAAACTTCTTAACGTGTAAAGGAGACATAATAAATCCGAAGTCATTAAAAGGAAAATGGAAAAACACTAAATGTTTAGTTTCGTCAAATGCGAAAAAGAATTAGTGATATTTTACCTTTCTAAGTACTCTAATCACATCTT
This genomic window from Tenacibaculum sp. 190524A05c contains:
- a CDS encoding DUF6973 domain-containing protein gives rise to the protein MSVFAQSNYQKFKKLSSPKKWWVILHPFKAKKALLISKDVNKVSDSIRKSNLLDGDHSGGHVDAFRHAYWMARLKEEIGASAARSLGKAHEKENYLMYKKRKLEEGIVPDEISSEMDLFNNDVGLSLTTKGNKTPRKGLIYRVINAVLEGKMKVIKKDKKGNFLTCKGDIINPKSLKGKWKNTKCLVSSNAKKN